The following is a genomic window from Bacteroidia bacterium.
TGATCTGAAATCTGAGAACATTAGTTCAAACCCATCAATTTCATCAAATGCTTCTTCATCAGTTTCAAAAGCATGCTCTGGAAAAACAATATCCTCATTGCGGCAAAGACACAGAGTTTGTGATAATGCGCGCTCAACATCGGACTTTTCCGCAAAGGCGAGATATAAATTGGGGTATAGCATAACACCTCTGGTTAATATCCCCAGATTAGTTTTGTACTGATTTTTATCTTTATAAACATCAATTCCGCCTTTAGACCAGGTACGCTCCTGCTGCATATCCAACCCCTGATAACTTAACCTGTGCCTCAGGATTTTATGTATTCCCGGGTGGCCAAGAAGCTCCGGAAATATTTTTTTCTCTATCCCTTCTACAATCGAAGGTGTCAGAAACTGCTGACTGAAGGTTTCGCCATCTCTGACTGCCGTCCAGGGTTTGATAAAGCCAAACGGCCCCGAATATTTGACTACATAATATCTCATCTCCATTAACCATTAACAATTAAAAATTAACCATTATCTCACCGCCCCAAACCCAATTCCTGTCGAATTGCCTAATCCTACTTCCCAGGCGAAGGCTACGGCTTTGGGGTCGCCTTCGACGACCACGGGGCAAAGGGTGCCTTTGTTTTTGATGCCTTTGTAGTCGGCAACTTTGGTTCTGGCTGTGCGGTAGGTACGGTCAAACCGGGCTTTTACAGGCAGGTCGCCCAGTCCGGCTTTTTTCAGCTTGTGGGCCAGGGTCTCTGTCATCAATTGGTCGGACTCCGCATCCTGCGGAAAATAAAACTGCGTACGGGTCTCTACCGTGCGTTTGATCAGCACCGGACTCTGCAAAAAGAACGTCTGCATCGGACCAAAGTCTGGGGTGGGTTTCAGCACAATCTCCGCAGCCCGCATGCCGTAACAGATTTCCGTGTCCATCTGTATGCCGCGTATCAATTGCTGGATCAGCTCCTGCGAAGGTGCACTGATGAAAAAGGTACATCCTTCGGGAAAGTTAAATCCCCGGGAAGTTTTTTGCCCGTGCGACAACCAGGAGAGCGAATAAAGGGAGAGGTCGTCGTGTAAATCGTTGATTCCGATCCACTTATGCAGGGCGCCCACCAACTGCGGCTGGTAGTTGAAGGGCACCATCTGGGTATTGGGTGTAGTATGGATGTAGATTCTCATGGGAGAAATTTTTGATTTATTTACAAGTGTATGGGGGTACCTATGGCAATGGCTGCGGTACCCCTTAATTTTTTTTGATTTTTTTTGCCTTTCGCGGAGATATTGCAAAGGGAAAACACTAAAAATTCATCCTCTTCACTTCCTCGCGCAGACGTGTGATCAGCGAATCAGGCTCCAGCACTTCTATTCCCTGGTGATAATTGCCGAGGATGAAGTTGATAAGCCCAAGAAATTTGTGGTTGACCATTGCCTGAAAGTCAAACATTTCGGCTTCGTTGGCTTCTACGATATATCCTTTTGCCGTGGGATATCGCTCAATCAGGTCATTGTATGCGCCCACCTTAATCCGGAGGTGTACCATTACCTGATTGCCATCCACAATCCGAAAAGTGTCGGTAGGCATGACATTGTGTTTGCCTTCATGCTCCCAGGGCTCATCGAGTAGTTTCACTCTCTTAATCCGCGAAATCTGAAAGTGGCGCAAATCCATCTTCTCCAGATCGTAGGTGTGGACCATGTCGTCGGGCGGGCTGACGTGGAAAGGCTCCACGATTCGATCACTGATCACATTGCTGTTGGAGCTGTGGTAATCGACCAGTATCACCCGCCGCTTTTCATTTTGTGCCTGCTGAAGGGCATCTACTTTGTTGAGATAGGGTTTGCGCAGATACGAATGTCCCAGCCGGTGATAATCATACAGTGCGGCAAGCTTTCGCTTGAGTTGTTCGCGCATACGGGTATGATCAGAAACCTGATCAATCGCCTGATCGAGAATGGCAAGTTCCTCCTCAGAGAAGTGTAGCAGGTTTTTCAGCGCCTTAAGTGGCTTATCTTCTACGAAAGCATATCGGTAGCGTTTGTCGTATTTAATCACAAACCCCGCATTCTGAAAAGCTTCCAAATCATGCCCAATTGTGTCGGGGCTTACGCTGTAACGTTCGGCCAGTTCTTTTTTTGTATAACCAAACGGCCTTTCCAGCAACGCTCTCATGACGCGGAGTAGTCGTATTTTTGTTCTGTCTTCTGGTTCTTGTCCCATAAAGGTATATATGTTTTGTGAGTGTGTTTAAAATCCCGGGGAGCGAAATCATTTTCTCCCTATCACTTTTACCGCCCCA
Proteins encoded in this region:
- the cas6 gene encoding CRISPR-associated endoribonuclease Cas6 — encoded protein: MRIYIHTTPNTQMVPFNYQPQLVGALHKWIGINDLHDDLSLYSLSWLSHGQKTSRGFNFPEGCTFFISAPSQELIQQLIRGIQMDTEICYGMRAAEIVLKPTPDFGPMQTFFLQSPVLIKRTVETRTQFYFPQDAESDQLMTETLAHKLKKAGLGDLPVKARFDRTYRTARTKVADYKGIKNKGTLCPVVVEGDPKAVAFAWEVGLGNSTGIGFGAVR
- a CDS encoding WYL domain-containing protein translates to MGQEPEDRTKIRLLRVMRALLERPFGYTKKELAERYSVSPDTIGHDLEAFQNAGFVIKYDKRYRYAFVEDKPLKALKNLLHFSEEELAILDQAIDQVSDHTRMREQLKRKLAALYDYHRLGHSYLRKPYLNKVDALQQAQNEKRRVILVDYHSSNSNVISDRIVEPFHVSPPDDMVHTYDLEKMDLRHFQISRIKRVKLLDEPWEHEGKHNVMPTDTFRIVDGNQVMVHLRIKVGAYNDLIERYPTAKGYIVEANEAEMFDFQAMVNHKFLGLINFILGNYHQGIEVLEPDSLITRLREEVKRMNF